A DNA window from Gemmatimonadota bacterium contains the following coding sequences:
- a CDS encoding DUF362 domain-containing protein produces MIGRRAFVKSIGAAAAAPALVRCAEPPEEPQGPRWLPEAEVRPDRSSVAVLAADAYDGRLTDVVRRGLELFSVPVRGRRVVLKPNLVEFDPGGVINTHPVLIAATIEALRELEAKEVIVAEGPGHRRDNEYLLSASGLADVLRDTGARYVDLNVDAVRPVRLRSHYTALDRLYLPATVLDAELFISMPKMKTHHWAGVTLSMKNLFGIVPSAVYGWPKNVLHWQGIDNSILDINAALTVPRFNIVDGIVGMEGNGPIQGTAKPTGVLVFGADPVAVDTTAASVMGLEPTRVNYLAEAGEFFGNAALERIEQRGESPGALRQSYDVVEAFESLKAGLAGAG; encoded by the coding sequence ATGATCGGCCGGCGCGCGTTCGTGAAGTCGATCGGCGCCGCCGCCGCGGCCCCTGCGCTCGTCCGCTGCGCCGAACCCCCGGAAGAGCCCCAGGGCCCGCGTTGGCTCCCGGAGGCTGAGGTCCGCCCGGACCGCTCGAGCGTGGCGGTGCTGGCCGCCGACGCCTACGACGGCCGGCTGACGGACGTCGTGCGGCGCGGCCTCGAGCTGTTCTCGGTCCCCGTGCGTGGCCGCCGCGTGGTGCTCAAGCCCAACCTGGTCGAGTTCGACCCCGGCGGCGTCATCAACACGCACCCCGTGCTGATCGCGGCGACCATCGAGGCGCTCCGGGAGCTGGAGGCGAAGGAAGTCATCGTGGCCGAGGGGCCCGGCCACCGGCGCGACAACGAATACCTCCTGTCGGCGTCGGGGCTGGCGGATGTCCTCCGGGACACGGGCGCGCGTTACGTGGACCTGAACGTGGACGCGGTGCGGCCGGTAAGGCTGCGCAGTCACTACACCGCCCTGGACCGACTCTACCTGCCCGCGACGGTCCTGGACGCCGAGCTCTTCATCTCGATGCCCAAGATGAAGACCCACCACTGGGCGGGGGTCACCTTGTCGATGAAGAACCTGTTCGGGATCGTGCCCAGCGCGGTCTACGGGTGGCCCAAGAACGTCCTCCACTGGCAGGGCATCGACAACAGCATCCTCGACATCAACGCGGCGCTGACGGTGCCGCGTTTCAACATCGTCGATGGAATCGTGGGCATGGAGGGCAACGGTCCGATCCAGGGCACCGCCAAGCCCACGGGGGTGCTCGTGTTTGGCGCGGACCCGGTCGCCGTGGACACGACCGCGGCGAGCGTCATGGGGCTCGAGCCGACGCGCGTGAACTACCTGGCGGAGGCGGGTGAGTTCTTCGGCAACGCGGCGCTGGAGCGGATCGAGCAGCGCGGGGAATCGCCGGGGGCGCTTCGTCAGAGCTACGACGTGGTGGAGGCGTTCGAATCCCTCAAGGCAGGCCTCGCGGGTGCCGGCTGA
- a CDS encoding prenyltransferase/squalene oxidase repeat-containing protein has product MTEALLAELRDRRNADGGWPARAGLPSNAESTALARMAFAAVGPEGEAEVAAATAWLLRHQASDGSWSFQPDVPLGKWPTSLAALALGSHAEHRDAVRAAVRHIVDQEARKLPWLTNLLYWFARERMSVELNPSLNGWPWAEGAFSWVEPTAYAVIALKRHGGLAGRRARGRLDEGERMILDRTCAGGGWNHGNYRVLGEDIHAYPDTTAIALLALQGAGRMPEVEEGLTVLPRLLDAHASGGTLALARLAQRAWSVADAGVRERLDAWSTAPDGFGGTRGIALAVLALADAANPFLLVNVR; this is encoded by the coding sequence ATGACCGAAGCGCTGCTCGCGGAATTGCGCGATCGCCGAAACGCCGACGGCGGGTGGCCCGCCCGAGCGGGCCTGCCCAGCAACGCGGAGAGCACCGCGCTGGCGCGCATGGCGTTCGCCGCGGTGGGGCCAGAGGGTGAGGCCGAAGTGGCCGCGGCGACCGCCTGGCTGTTGCGCCACCAGGCGAGCGACGGCAGTTGGTCCTTCCAGCCGGACGTTCCGCTCGGCAAGTGGCCCACGAGCCTCGCCGCGCTGGCGCTCGGTTCGCACGCGGAGCACCGCGACGCGGTGCGGGCGGCCGTGCGACACATCGTCGACCAGGAAGCGCGCAAGCTCCCCTGGCTCACGAACCTGTTGTACTGGTTCGCTCGCGAGAGGATGTCCGTGGAATTGAACCCTTCCCTCAACGGGTGGCCGTGGGCGGAAGGCGCCTTCAGTTGGGTGGAGCCGACGGCGTACGCCGTGATCGCGCTCAAGCGGCACGGCGGCCTCGCGGGTCGGCGAGCGAGGGGACGGCTGGACGAGGGCGAGCGCATGATCCTGGACCGTACCTGTGCGGGCGGCGGCTGGAACCACGGGAACTACAGGGTCCTGGGCGAGGATATCCACGCCTATCCGGACACCACGGCGATAGCCCTTCTCGCGCTGCAGGGAGCGGGACGGATGCCCGAGGTGGAGGAGGGTCTCACGGTGCTCCCCCGCCTTCTGGACGCGCACGCGTCGGGCGGGACGCTAGCCCTGGCGCGCCTGGCGCAGCGGGCGTGGTCGGTCGCGGACGCCGGGGTTCGCGAACGCCTCGACGCGTGGTCTACGGCCCCGGACGGCTTCGGCGGGACCCGCGGCATCGCGCTGGCCGTTCTGGCCCTCGCGGACGCCGCAAACCCCTTCCTGCTGGTGAACGTCCGATGA